The DNA window CCGCGGCCTGCGAGAACCGCGGCGTGATCGTCCGGGGCTTCCAGCCCGAGGGTGTCCGCGTCACGGTCGGCACCCCTGAGGAGAACGACCTGTTCCTGGCGGCTGCCGAGGCGGCGCTGAACTCCTGAGGCTCAGCCTCCGGCGATGGCTTCCTGCTCGGCCCGGTGATGCTCTTCGAGGCTGATCCGGGCCGGGAAGGTGCCGCGGAACGCCACCACGTAGACCGCCAAGGCCGCGTCCCGGCGGGTAAGCGCGACCCGCAGCGACGCTGACCCGAGCAGCACCGGCACAGCGTTGAACGCGCCACCCCGGACCACCACCATCGTCACCGCGCAGAGGCCGACCTGCGCCTCGGAGACCTCGAGACCAGCGGAGATAAGCACAAGAGAGGAGTTCGACGTGACATCCCGCTCCACCGAGCTCCTCCGGGTGGTGCACCACCGGCCCGGCGTCACCCGCGCCGACGCGGCCCGCCTGCTCGGCGTCGGCACCGGCGCGGCCACCGAGCTGGTCACCAAGCTGAGCCGCGCGTCACTGCTGATCCAGGCCCCGGCCGCCCCAAGCGGCAGCCGAGGCCGCCCGACCACCGTGCTCCTGCCCCACCCGGCCGGCCCGCTCGTGCTGGCCCTCGCGATCACCCACGAGGCCTGGCGGATCGACCTGGTCGAGCTGGGCGGCGCCACCGCCGCCTCCTGGTCGCAACGGCACGCGGCCACCGGCTGGGACGAGGTCCGTGCGGCCGTCACGGCCGCGATCTCCACAATCCTCATCGAGTACGGGCCCAGAATCCGCGCCGCCGGAGTCTCCGTCCCCGGCACGGTCTCCCGCACCCTCCAGCTGGACGCCTCAACCGCAGGCTGGCACGACGTCGACCTGACCACCCTGTGGCCCGCCGAGACCGCCGGCGTCTCGGGGGTCTTAGGCGTCTCGGGTGTCTTAGGCGTCTCGGGCGTCTTAGGCGTCTCGGGCGCCTTGTCGCCCGGCAAGACCGCAGGCGTCTCGGGCCCGGACGGGCGGCCCCGCGCGGGTGTCTTCGTGGCCGGCAACGACGCGACGCTGGCCGCCACTGCCGAGTCCCGCCGAGGTGCCGCAACGGGCGCCTCGGTGGCTCTGCATCTGCGCATCGAGGCCGGCCTCGGCGGCGCCGTGGTGGAGGACGGCCGCCCGGTGATCGGCGCGCGAGGCGCCGCCGGCGAGTTCGGCCACATGCCGTTCGGCGACCCGGCGATCCGCTGCCCGTGCGGCGCCTCCGGCTGCTGGGGCACCGCCGTCGACGGCACCGCACTGGCCCGCCTGCTGAACCAGCCACCCCCGCGCGACGAGGTCACCTACGCCCGCCGTGTCATCACCGCAGCGGCCCGCGGCGACGAGGCCGAGCTGGCGGCGGTCCGAGCCGTAGGCGCGGCACTGGGCCGAGGCATAGCCGGCCTGGTCAACGGCCTGGACGCCGACCTGGTCACCCTCGGCGGCCTCGGCGTGGACCTGCTGGCGACCGTCCCGGAATCGATCGAGGCCGCCTATCGCGACGGCTTGATGCTGATCCACCGAGACGCGCCGCCCCCAGTCCTGCCGGCGACGCTGGGCGACGACGAGGGCCCGATCGCCGGAGCCGCAGAGGAGGCGTGGTCAGCGTTGCTCCCTCAGCTGACATGACCACGACACCACATGCCTCGTGAACAAGCGCTCAGGAGTTCTGGCCGCCTGGCCTGTCGCGCGTCTCGGCCTCGGCAACGGTCTCCATCGCGGCATTCACGAGCCGTTCGGCCAGATTCACGGTGGCGTCGAGCTCGGCCTCGATGGTGCTCGGCTTGGATTGCCAACTGACCACGCGTACCAACCTGTCGTCCTGCGCCCAGAACGCCATCCGTGTGACGGTCTTCTTCGTCGGCACGATACCGAGCTTCATGCCCAGCCACGCCTGCACGCCGGGGTCGGTGTCCGACGAGAACGGATGCTCAGAGGAATCGATGACCCTCATGAACGGCAGGGCGATCGGCAACGTCACCCGGAACGCGGCCTTCTCGGTGCTGGACGTGTCCCGAAACGAGAAGATCAGGAACGGGAACCCCTTCCACTCGCCCGCAACCACGTCGGAGGCCTCGTTCCGCCCGGCCACGTAGGGTGCGAACAGCCCGGCGTCACCGGCGAGGGTCGGATGCTTCCGTTCGTACGTCCATCCGTGCGCTGCGGCCAGCGCCCGCCGGCCCGCCGGCACTCGTGCCGCGACCACGAACGCCACGATCACCGAAATCAACAGCGCCGCCGAGATCAACAGCGGCACGGCCGCCACGAACCGCCAGATCAGGTCGTCCGCGCGGAGATCGTCAGGCTGAACGGCCGCCACATGCTTGGCCTTCATCTCGTCATAGGTGCCTCCGCGCTCAGCAGCACCCTTCCCGAACGCCATGCAGACGTCACCGGGATTCATCACCTTGCCGTCGCACAGCACCGGTTCGGCGCTCCTGCGCTGGGACTCGGCCTGCAGTTCGGCATCCGACTTCCAGTGGCTGTCGAGCAGCCAGACCCCGAGCCAGCCGATCAGAATCGCTATGAGGCCGACGACGACGCGCCGAGTCAGCGTATGGACCATGGGCCCACCATAGTGGAGTTCATGAATGCTTAAATCGTGCGAGATCGCCAGACTGGATGGACTGGACCGCACTGCACTGGATTGACTGGACTGCCCTTGACTGCACCGCACCGCACTGCAGTGGACTGCACAACACTGCACTGGGCTGGGCTGGGGTCGACTGCAATGGATGAATCAACTCAACACGTCCGAATCAACCCACCGTGTTGAGTTGACGTGCAGTCAACATCTGAAATCAACACACGACGTGATGTGACCTGACTCGACCCGACGGCCGGTCAACCCAGCGCCGCGACGATCACCGTGTCGAGCGTCAAGTAATAGATCGGCGACTCCGGATCATCCGGCGCGTCAATGTTGAGCCGCTCCATCGCAAGATAGCCGCCGGCGATCCGATACGCCCCCGGCTTCCACACCGTGCTCTCGCCGCCCTGCCCCAACGCGAACCGCAACGTCTCCACCCCGGTGCCGGCGTCAACACCGATCAACGTGTTCTCCGGCGTCAACAACAGCACCGTAGCGCCGTATCCACCCAGCACCCGCGCCGATCCACTCCAGCTCCACGACGCGCCACCCTCGGCAGACGGCGAACGGCCGGTCACCCCGTTCCCATCGGAGCTGACCACCACCCCGGCCGCCACCGTGGCATCCGGATCATCCAGAGCCGGCGCCCGCTTCCCGTGCACCCATCCCTGCCCCGCCGCATCACGCAGACCGGCACACCCCGACCCGTCGGAGTCGCAGCCGAGCGGCGTCCACGGCGCCGCCGGCCATCCCGTCACCGGCTTGCCGGTCATCACGTCGAGGACCGCGCTCCCGCCGGTACACGCATACACACCCTCAGTCGTGGTGAAGCTCTCCGCACACCCATCAGGACGCGTCATCCGCCAGCGAAGAGCGCCGGTGCTCAGGTCGTACCCCATCAGTTCTTGATCGGCGGTGACCACGACGCTGCCGCCGGCGATGCGCAAGCCCGGCGGATCCCAGACCGTCGCGGCCCCGGTGCGATGTCCGGCATATCCGGGCGCTTCCGGTGCATCCGTCCGCCAGCTGATCTTCCCGGTACGGGCGTCGAGCGCCACAAGATCACCATCGGACCACCGGGTGACGACGGTGGTCCCACCGGCCGCCACGCCGCTGAGCTGCTCGGGCCAGCGGCGGAACGACCACCGGGCGGTGTACACCGTCCGCGCGTCGACCGGCCCGTCCGCCCGCACCTGATGTTTCGCGGCATAGACGCGCAGCCGCCCGTCAACGACCAGCGGCGCCACATTGATCTTGCTGGTGACACCCGCCTGGCGGATCGTAAGCGGAGGGTACGGAGTGGTCGCGCTCGCCAGCACCTCAGCCGGAGCCAGCACCCGCCAGCCGATCAGACCGGCCGCGACCAGCAGAACCGCGGCCGCCAGAGTTCGAAGCAGCACCCGGGTCACACCGGAATCATCCCACGGTCACTCATACCCGCCGTTGATGAGCCCCAGCCGCACCAGCTCGGTGAGCGGCTCCACCACGTTCGCCGCGCCGAATCCGACGAACAGCGGCCGCTGCGCGTCCCGATGCGTGCGGGCCGGCTCGACCAGCGGGACCGGGTGTGTCGCGGCGAGCGCCTCCGCCACGTCGGCCACCTCCCCGCCCTCCGCGGCGACCACCGTCGCGATCAGCACGTTGAGGAACCCGTGATGGGTGAACCCGGTCTCCGGATCGGTGTGCCGGGTCGCGTGCCGCAGCCCGGCGGCCAGCTTGAACGGCAGATCGCGGTCCCGGCACGCGCAGATCACCGCGGCCAGTTCGACAGGTGTCGGGAACAGCTCCGCCGCCAGACCGCCGACCCGGAACTTCGGGGCGATCGCCAGCCCTTCGACACGGGCCTCGGCGACGCTGTCCAGCGCGGCGAGCAGGCCCCAGCTGAGCGGGATCTCGGCGTACAGCCGGATGTCGCCCTGCCGCGCCGCGAACGCCCGCAACGCGGCCAGCCCTGGTTGCGGATCCTCACCCCGGCGCGCCACCGCCGCCTCGACGTGCTCGATCGCCAGACCTGCGGCTCGCAGTTTCTCCACGGTCATCGGCAGGTTCGCGGCGGGCACGTCACCGATCAGCCCGGCGCGGGCGCGGGGCAGCGGACCGGCGCCGACCACCGACGCGGGGACCAGCAGGGAGCCGATCAGACCCGCGTACCAGGAAGCGGCGTGCTCGTCGTATTTCGCCACCGCGTCCGCCAGGACGATCGGGCTGGGCGGAAGCAGAGACGCGTCATCGACGAGCCCGGCATAGAGCGGAGGCACCATCGTCGACACGATTTCGAACCTAATGGACGCTGCGAGAAACGGACAACCACGTCGTCCTCGCTCATCAACCTCGTTCAGCGGCGACTGGTGATCACCAGGAGCTCCGCGGCGGCGGCCAGGACCATCGCGATCACGAGCGCGGGAACGCCCCCGACCACCGTGTAGAGCAGCAGGAACAGCGGCGCCACGAAACTCAGATAGACCGCGACCGCCAGTTTCCGGTTCGCGGAGCGCAGCCGGGTCAGCACCACACCACCGGGCTCCGGCAGCCGACCGCGGAACCAGAGCACCACCGCGCCGAAGATCAGCACACCGATCATGCCCGACCAGACCCGCGAGATCCCCGAGCTGACCATCGTCATCGCGGCGGTCAGCACCGCGGCGACGAGCGTGCCACCCGCCGCGTACCGCACGGTCTGGCGCACCGCGTCCGCGGACTCCTCGGAGACATCGAGCACGGGGCGCGCAGGGCGCGCCACCTCACTCACCACACTGCTGGGGTACGCCCCATCGCCCGGCACCGTGGCCTCCGGCGGCACGCCCAGCGACGCCTCCTCCGCCAGGTCCTCGAGTGCGCGGGCCCACCGGCGCCGCTCGAACCGGACGATGCCCACCTCACTGGCGGCGTCACCGACCGTCCCGTCCAGCTCCAGCGCCTCCGCATAGGCCCGCTGCGCCAGATCGAAGAGTCGCAGCCGTGCCGCGACGACGGCCAGGACCAGGTGTGCCTCGGCTTCGGTCGGAGCGACTCGGACACCGTTCCACGCGGCGTTCAGCGCTTCCTGGCCGTTGCGCGCCTCGCTCAGCAGCGCGGCGCCGGTCCGCTGTGCGTACGCATCCTCGGGCCAGTCCCGGAGAATCCCCTCGGCGACCCGCGCGGCATCACCGAACCGCCTGG is part of the Actinoplanes missouriensis 431 genome and encodes:
- a CDS encoding outer membrane protein assembly factor BamB family protein, which translates into the protein MLLRTLAAAVLLVAAGLIGWRVLAPAEVLASATTPYPPLTIRQAGVTSKINVAPLVVDGRLRVYAAKHQVRADGPVDARTVYTARWSFRRWPEQLSGVAAGGTTVVTRWSDGDLVALDARTGKISWRTDAPEAPGYAGHRTGAATVWDPPGLRIAGGSVVVTADQELMGYDLSTGALRWRMTRPDGCAESFTTTEGVYACTGGSAVLDVMTGKPVTGWPAAPWTPLGCDSDGSGCAGLRDAAGQGWVHGKRAPALDDPDATVAAGVVVSSDGNGVTGRSPSAEGGASWSWSGSARVLGGYGATVLLLTPENTLIGVDAGTGVETLRFALGQGGESTVWKPGAYRIAGGYLAMERLNIDAPDDPESPIYYLTLDTVIVAALG
- a CDS encoding tetratricopeptide repeat protein — protein: MSAPIEPETTPEEHRQRALLLADLGRYDEAAEEIAAGLSSAPQESALLATLATIHLAADQPAEALAAADRAVATTPPALPALVVRAMALTDTRRFGDAARVAEGILRDWPEDAYAQRTGAALLSEARNGQEALNAAWNGVRVAPTEAEAHLVLAVVAARLRLFDLAQRAYAEALELDGTVGDAASEVGIVRFERRRWARALEDLAEEASLGVPPEATVPGDGAYPSSVVSEVARPARPVLDVSEESADAVRQTVRYAAGGTLVAAVLTAAMTMVSSGISRVWSGMIGVLIFGAVVLWFRGRLPEPGGVVLTRLRSANRKLAVAVYLSFVAPLFLLLYTVVGGVPALVIAMVLAAAAELLVITSRR
- a CDS encoding ROK family protein — protein: MTSRSTELLRVVHHRPGVTRADAARLLGVGTGAATELVTKLSRASLLIQAPAAPSGSRGRPTTVLLPHPAGPLVLALAITHEAWRIDLVELGGATAASWSQRHAATGWDEVRAAVTAAISTILIEYGPRIRAAGVSVPGTVSRTLQLDASTAGWHDVDLTTLWPAETAGVSGVLGVSGVLGVSGVLGVSGALSPGKTAGVSGPDGRPRAGVFVAGNDATLAATAESRRGAATGASVALHLRIEAGLGGAVVEDGRPVIGARGAAGEFGHMPFGDPAIRCPCGASGCWGTAVDGTALARLLNQPPPRDEVTYARRVITAAARGDEAELAAVRAVGAALGRGIAGLVNGLDADLVTLGGLGVDLLATVPESIEAAYRDGLMLIHRDAPPPVLPATLGDDEGPIAGAAEEAWSALLPQLT